The DNA region CCCCTTCTTCTGACCCTTTATTCTCGGTCAACAGCACCTCGTGGCTTTTCTTGAGGGCCAGTCAGCGTGAGAGACCCGCCCCTTTAAGCGGCAGATCGGCAGCTGTCAAGCTCCGCCTCTGCAAAGTAACCAGCTCGTGGCTTGACTTACACCAAATGTGGCGCAAGGAAGCCCCGTTCCACTTCATGATGTCGGTCGAGGCAGGGTTGACATCTGGAGCTCAGCGGTTCGAAACGGTTGGTATTTTTGCATGAGTACTTGTCGACTTTTATTCCCTGATCCTGCGAAGAGATAGTTACTGAGGCTTGGGAGAGTTATAGTGCTGGTGATCCCTTCAGAATACCATTAGTGTTTGCTGATATCATCAATGGCCAGTTTTGAGCCTGATGTTTCTGGCCAGCATCTCACGCTGTTGGCTGGAGTTGTCGCCGAAGAAGGAGCTATTGTTGCGCCCACTATTGTCGCCATGCTATTGTTGACAAAAGTGACTTCAAGTGAAAGCTCAGGCTGGCGATACTGCCCCGCCTTCTACTACAAGACTAGCGCTTCTCGCTTAACTATCTTCTTATCGACTAGCGCTATTTTCACGTGATTTATCGCCCACAGATCCAGAGAAAAATGGCATTGAATGCGGGGCAACAAGATTCTGCCGCCTCAGGGTTTGACAAGGCGAAAGCAACAGAGGGCCAGGAATCGACAAAGAAAGTGCTCCCACCAGTCCGAACCCTCCCGCCGGGCCCCCTACCGCCCTACGAGTCTCTGGATGCGATTTCTCCGCCAGCAATACCAGAAGATTTTCACGATATCGGTCGGTCCAAGCCCCTCTCTGACCTCCATTCCGACCGTACCCCGTCCGATTTGAGCGACTACTCGGACCACAACACTACCAAGTACACCGACTCGGTCGTCAAAGGCGCCGCACTTTTTCTCGAATTTTACAGCTTATCCTACACCCCCCACGCCGACAACACCGCGAGAATGGCTTCCCCTCAGCTGATTTTTGTCGATGGCACTTTCGCCGAGCTGGCCCAGGAGATGGCCGACTACATCCAGGCCAACTCGGCCAAGACTGAACATGCCGTCCAGGTTGGCGACGAGGTCAGACCtctgttggagaaggagaagaacgAGGATGCTCTCGAGGCTATCGTCAAGGCCTCCGGCGTGTTGAATACGGTTCCCGAAAAGGAGTTCACTGgtgccatcaacctccttaTCCACCTTGTCCTCCAGTCCAACGAGCCCAAGAGACATCTTCCTGCTGTCTGCAGCAACCTTCTCAAGCCCATCACATCCTCGCCAAGCCACGGCTTCACCCTTGCCGCGAGCGCCCTCagcaccatcttcaacctcctggACAAGACGAACCCCGTCCGGTACAATGTTTTCTTGCAGATTATCCGCTTCATTCGCCAACACGGCCAGTACGAGCTTCTCAAGCCCCGGTTAAAGAACTTGGAGGCGTGGTTTGCCGATTGGGAGACCAACGCGGAGGATCAGCGCAAGCTCTATATCGATGTGGCTGATGCCGCTGCTGAGGCTGGCGATGATGAGTGAGTATAAACAGGAGCCATGCCAAAAGATTACTGGCTAACTAAATTTTCAGGGAGTCATACCACTACATTTTGAaggccctctccacctttgAGCgcgaggaagccgagggtgaggaggccCAGAAGTATTCTCTCAAGGCTCTCAAGATGGCCATTTCTTCCCCCACCCGGTTCGACTTCCAGGATCTCCGTGCCCTCCCAAGCGTTCAGGCGCTTAGCGACTCTCAGCCCATCTACTCTCAGCTTCTCGACATCTTCACTGAGCAAGATCTTGAGGACTACAACGACTTCAGAGAGGAGCACGAGGGTTGgatcgagaaggagaagcttgACCACGAGAAGCTGCAGCGCAAGATGCGCCTGCTTACTTTCGCCAGTCTCGCCGCCAGCACGCCCAACCGCGAGATCCCCTACGCCAACATCGCTAAGGCTCTCCAGATCCCCTCCGAGGACGTTGAGATGTGGACAATCGATGTTGTCCGCGCCAAGCTTGTCGAGGGCAGACTGTCTCAGAAGCAAAAGGTCTTCCTTGTCCACAGAACCACCTACCGTGTTTTCGGTGAGAAGCAGTGGCGCGAGTTGGGCACGAGAATTGACCAATTCAAGCTGGTTGTTGACCGTCTCACCAGCACTGTGCGCAGGGCCCAGGCTGAGGTTgagcaggcgaggaaggccgaggaggagcagcttgCTAAGAAGCTCGCTGGCGCTGGTATCAGCAGTGGTTACCCGGGCGACCGTCGCCGCCAGCCAAGGCAGCGgacggatgatgatgattgaACGCGTGCACAGTTTTCGGGACATTTCGGGATATGAGGTGGCATCAGGGACATGGCATATGATCTCTCTTTGGGGCGACCTAGAGTAATTAACTTGGTTTGGCCCTTTCTGGCGTTGAGAACCAAAATGGCTGGGCGGGGTTTATATCTAGACTCCTTTTTAAACGGGTTGCTTTTATTACATCCACGCGAGTAGATATCCAGGGTCCCATAAAATTCATCACTTTGGGTGCAAAACAACGGGTTGGGCTGGGATTAGAGGGCGTGCTGAGTGACATGGACATAGCGATTCCTGCGTTGCGGCGTTGCATATTTAAACAATCCTAGTTCAGAGTGGATTCCTCTCATGTGAAGAGTGATCGGTACCTACTCTGAGCATCGTGTGCCACTGCAGCTGCGGTCAATATGTTCCTGTAGAGGACATAATCTCTTCTACGTCTCTACTATAGACTTTTCGACTTCGTATCCATGGCTTTGAAGACACAGTAGAGAGGCACGTGATTCTGTGAATATTTCTCACTCGTGGTTGCTCATCTCATCACCCTTTCAACTACATCGTCAACTCAAGTCTACCTCaactcaccaccgccaccgaaCATCAGTACCATCACCTCCATTTTGCCACAATATTCACTGTTTTACGCCCCCCCAAATGgacaccccaccaccacgaaaCCATtacaccaccctctccctccccccctccctcttctccagcgGCCTCACCCCCGAAGAGATAAAACAAACCCTCAAGAAATCCTACCGCCGCGCCCTGCTGGCTCACCACCCGGATaaatcaaccacctcctccccatcagtGACAATAGACGAAATAACACTAGCctacaccaccctctccaccccctccctccgccaaGCCCACGATctatccctctcctcctcgggtTCTGGCCCAGCAGCGCTAGGGAGACATAAACTGCAAACCGGAATCGAAACAATCGACTTGGACGACCTCACTCATCAtgaaagggaggaggaagatgagtgGTACAAACCCTGCCGGTGCGGCAACCCCAAAGGCTTCCTAGTTCACGAATCAGATCTCGAAGAGGCGGCAAATGGAGGGTTGGAAGAGGTTGTCGTCGGCTGTCAGGATTGCAGTTTGTGGCTCAGGGTTgtctttggtgttgttgttcaagatcaagatcaggagggggagactCCAGaacagaaaaagggggagacACCTGCTGCGGAGAGGAAGTGATACTACGGAATGGGCGGAATAGACGGGTGGGCAATTACACATTTGACACGCACACATAATACATCATTCTCGAAAAGACAGAGATTCTGCAACTCTGATAAAACAAACTGGCTGGTCATGCAATGATGCCTTTTCTTTGTACCCGAGTTTCCAAACTCTATAGCTGGCATTGTATAGTTGGCGGTGATGAGTAGGGCACCGGGTTATACTTAACCTCACGTACGTCTTTGAACGGAACAGGGAACAGCCTGTGGAGTCTCAAGATGCTGGAGTCCTCAAGAATGTCACCTTCTATCAGTATCACAGCAAAGGCCATCTCTGAACTCATCACAAACAGGTGAGATGGAAGCCGAGTCTCAAGACCCACCCAAAGTTGAGAGCATGCAGCTGGCTACGTCACTCGCTCTTTTTCGAGTCAGGGGTGGAGGATCTCAATGTTGATCTGGATCTCCAGCTAGATGACCAAGATGTCTCAGGGCCTCGTTGTGATCCACTAAGGAAGGACACCAAAGAATGCAAGCAAAACACCGTCACGAGGAAAGCAATCACTTGGGTATATCAGAATCTATAGGGCAGCCTAAGGGTGCAAAAGACTGCCGATTACAAGCCAAGTATAAAAAGTACTGCCgtgtgggggaaggggtttggATTTTCTTGTCCAGACGGTCTTCCCGTCTCGAAGAGTCTAAAAGGCAAGCAGGGTGAGAAAGGAAAAGCAAAACCCTCCGTGTATGCTGCGCTCTAGCCCTCAAGGTACCGCGAATCACCGCCTCATACAAGTCCTCCTAAGTCTGTATTTTGCCTAAACACATGCAACGACCCGAGAGCATCTCCAGTCCGCACTCCAAAGACACCATTTCCGCCGAGGGGATTCACCAACGATAAACCAGGGTTATCACTATCAAGagacaaagaaaacaaacgaCAAATTTTACTCGGCAGGCTTGGgagcctcctcggccgggGCATCGGCAGGCTTGGGCGCCTCCTCAGCGGCCGGGGCatcagcagcggcagcaggaggctcggcctcggaTGAGGTCCAGAGAGTCTGCACATAATCGTTAGCACGTCGCACCGCCTCGTCTAGATCGGACTGCACATACCAAATTGTCGCGGAGCAGCTGCATGATAAGGGTGCTGTCCTTGTAGCTCTCCTCGCTCAAGGTGTCGAGCTCTGTAGTCAACATCGTCAGTACCTATACCTCCTTGCTTGCTTTGACCCTACGTACCGGCGATGGCATCATCGAACGCCTGCTTGGCGAGATGGCAAGCCTGGTCGGGAGCGTTCAAGATCTCATAGTAGAACACGGAGAAGTTGAGTGCAAGACCAAGACGGATGGGGTGAGTGGGAGGAAGCTCGGTCTGGGCAACCTCGGTGGCAGCCTTGTAGGCGTCGAGGGACTTGTCGGCGGAATCCTTGCGCTTGTCGCCAACGGCGAATTCGGCGAGGTAACGATGGTAGTCACCCTTCCTGTGCGATTGTTAGAGGTATACAAAAGCCGAGAATCGAGGGGCACGAACATCTTGTGGTAAAAGACCTTGGACTCGCCAGTCTTGGCGGAAGGAATGAGGTGCTTGTCGAGAACGGAGAGGATGTCCTCGCagatcttggccagctcggcCTCAATCTTCTGGCGGTACTCCTTGATAAGGCCGACCTGGGTAGAGTTGCCCTTGgactcctccttctgctcaATCGAGGTGACAATTCTCCACGAAGCGCGTCTAGCACCAATGACATTCTTGTAGGCGACGGACAGAAGGTTCCTCTCCTCAACGGTGAGGTCACGGTCCTCGGAGGCAACGATCTTCATGTTCTCAACCATCTCTGTTGGGCGTCAAATCGTCAGAATGCGACCCTACAAACGCCCAAAATCATCTTGACAAACGTACCCTCATAGCGCTCAGCCTGCTCGGCGAGCTTGGCGAGGTAGACAGCATCTTCATGACCCATTTTGTCGGTTTTGATGATTATCTGTGTAAGTTGAGTGGTAAGTTAGCGCGCGTTGGTTCAGACTGTCCAAGGCAGCAGGGCAATGTAGGTAATCGGTGAGCTCCGCCTTCGAGGGTGAATGTGTGTTGAATGTCGGTCGTGATGGGCAAGTGCGGGCGAACAAGGAAGAATTGTAAAATAATGGCAGGAAGCAAGTGTCGGTCGTTCTGGACAATCTCAACAGGCTTGCGATAGGCATGCGATTGCGCAAGCACCGTGCTGACTTCATGGCTTGGGCAAGCAAAGGATGCTCCCCGCTCTCGGTGGGGCATGCGCAGCGCAGCCCTGTCCAGGCCTTGGGCGTCGTTCGTGTGTTGGCCGCCGAAAAGGGGCAATTGAAGATGCCATGAGCTCGCCGCGTCCAGGAGCCCTCTCTCGATGCCGCCTTCCACAACTCATCGTTCAGAGGAGGCATGTGGTCGCAGTGGCGATGACGACAGAGGGGCCAGGTTTTGGTGTTGCAGCGGTGCAGCTGGTAGATGCAGCGGAGGCGGatgggggagacgggggacggggacggcaATGCTGCAGACTCACCTTCGGTAGAACTAAGGAATCGAGTAATGTGTGTTTGTTCTGGGGAGAGCGCAGTGTTCGCGGAGCGAGGTTCGTGAGTAGAAAGTTGGTGGACAGTGGACGATGTCTAACGTCTGAAGGTTTGGGGATGAAGGGTGGAAATGAGTAGAGTCACCGGTTTTGGATGCAAAGTTGGAAATGAGGGAAGGGGCAAGGCGGAAAGCACCAGCGACAACCACAAGGCGAGCGGGATGCCGTGGGTGGGCTGGCCTGGACGGGTGACGACCAGTGAAATTTGGGTGGGCGAAGGGGCCTGTGCAAAAGCCCCTCTGGCCCCCCCCCTCGTCCACTCCTGTTTAGGACCCGATTACCACCCGATGGAAAGATCAACACGTGACAAGTCAAACGACGCGCCAGGTCCAAGTACGTCACTGCTTTGACTTGACTGGCATCAGCCAGCGCCAACTTGCGACATTCAGGAGTGGCGTCTCTGAAACTTGCTGCCTTGTCTCAATCCTAATGTCAAGACACATCGCCATAAAAAGAAACACCGAGCCACATCCCATCAGAGAAGTCCCAGTCCAGCAtcaccctccaacccccaacataGACAAACCCCCAAGGTTTATTTGCTCTTACCTACAGTTTATTATGGCGGTCAGGCATATGCCAACACACAGAGGGGTCGGGCAGCCAGTTCCACCGACTACTACCTGGCATCGGTTAAGATAGATTTCTAGAACGTTCAGCAGTCAAATCGTGATCCTATATATCAGATTGGGACCCTTCACATTCCTAGGTCGGCTCCTACACGACCGCAATGCTTGCTCGGAATGAATTGCAAATATGGCTCAGAATATCAACGCCGATGAAACAAGCGAATCCTTTTTTGTCATTGCTAACTTGATCTATCTCAGCCTTTGCCTGGGGTGCTTTGGGCATTGGAGATAGGACTATCAAGAGTGGCTATGTAAAATGATTAAGCAAGCCATAGTATGTTGACTCTCACGAGCCAAGGCCGAGAACACTTCCCATACGACCTGAACCTAGCCAGTCTTCTAGAGCTATTCTATCGGTGCCATCATGAGAGGTTGAGAAACTGAGGAGATACAAACTGCGGGGCAACGGGGATCCCTG from Podospora pseudoanserina strain CBS 124.78 chromosome 1, whole genome shotgun sequence includes:
- the BMH1 gene encoding 14-3-3 protein (EggNog:ENOG503NU75; COG:O), encoding MGHEDAVYLAKLAEQAERYEEMVENMKIVASEDRDLTVEERNLLSVAYKNVIGARRASWRIVTSIEQKEESKGNSTQVGLIKEYRQKIEAELAKICEDILSVLDKHLIPSAKTGESKVFYHKMKGDYHRYLAEFAVGDKRKDSADKSLDAYKAATEVAQTELPPTHPIRLGLALNFSVFYYEILNAPDQACHLAKQAFDDAIAELDTLSEESYKDSTLIMQLLRDNLTLWTSSEAEPPAAAADAPAAEEAPKPADAPAEEAPKPAE
- the DPH4 gene encoding Diphthamide biosynthesis protein 4 (EggNog:ENOG503P4KS; COG:K), which translates into the protein MDTPPPRNHYTTLSLPPSLFSSGLTPEEIKQTLKKSYRRALLAHHPDKSTTSSPSVTIDEITLAYTTLSTPSLRQAHDLSLSSSGSGPAALGRHKLQTGIETIDLDDLTHHEREEEDEWYKPCRCGNPKGFLVHESDLEEAANGGLEEVVVGCQDCSLWLRVVFGVVVQDQDQEGETPEQKKGETPAAERK
- a CDS encoding hypothetical protein (EggNog:ENOG503NX3H; COG:J) encodes the protein MALNAGQQDSAASGFDKAKATEGQESTKKVLPPVRTLPPGPLPPYESLDAISPPAIPEDFHDIGRSKPLSDLHSDRTPSDLSDYSDHNTTKYTDSVVKGAALFLEFYSLSYTPHADNTARMASPQLIFVDGTFAELAQEMADYIQANSAKTEHAVQVGDEVRPLLEKEKNEDALEAIVKASGVLNTVPEKEFTGAINLLIHLVLQSNEPKRHLPAVCSNLLKPITSSPSHGFTLAASALSTIFNLLDKTNPVRYNVFLQIIRFIRQHGQYELLKPRLKNLEAWFADWETNAEDQRKLYIDVADAAAEAGDDEESYHYILKALSTFEREEAEGEEAQKYSLKALKMAISSPTRFDFQDLRALPSVQALSDSQPIYSQLLDIFTEQDLEDYNDFREEHEGWIEKEKLDHEKLQRKMRLLTFASLAASTPNREIPYANIAKALQIPSEDVEMWTIDVVRAKLVEGRLSQKQKVFLVHRTTYRVFGEKQWRELGTRIDQFKLVVDRLTSTVRRAQAEVEQARKAEEEQLAKKLAGAGISSGYPGDRRRQPRQRTDDDD